Genomic segment of Leishmania panamensis strain MHOM/PA/94/PSC-1 chromosome 20 sequence:
gcctACCCAGAAGGcaaggagcgagagggcgCCCTTGCGCTGGAAGGGCGCGTGATCAACATCATTGGCTACTTTGGGCTCATGACACGGGAGATGCAAGATGCCTTCAAGGTTGTGAAGCGGCTTCCTagcgaggcggagaagcagcagcaggagcagcaagCACAGGAGGGCAGCAGTACATCAGAGCCTCTCCTGTTCCTCAACACTGCTATCCTTACATCTGCTGGTAACCGCACCCTCGAGCGCGTGCTTGTGCTCGCCGCAGTGATGCTCCGGCAGCAGTTTCACACGATTGGGCGTCGCCACGTGCTCCAGACGAAGCTTGACCAGCTTCTGTACGAGCAACGGGAACAGAAGCTCCGCGTCGACCCACACATGGTGCACTACTTGCAAACGTTGCTGACACTCCCACCGAGGGCGGAGAACCAGCCGTTTTTCGATCCCCTGTTGGAGATCCCGCTGCCCAGCATCCCATCTGGCATCTACACGCCTACCCACTACGTCAACGCCGCCTACAACGAAGCATCACAGCATCTACACGCCTCTTCCCTTagcagctgcggccgcaCTGCACTCGCTAGCTTCCCCGGCGAGGGGAAGTTTCAGAACGCCGCGATGGGGCCCTGCGCTGACGTCTCCAGTGGATCATCACCTAATATGCGGTCGTTGCCACACGATCAGTCGGCATCGATGGGCGGCGCACTCAGCGCGCCTGGCGCCAGCAGAGAGCATATGCTGCTGTACCCGCAGCAGAACGTCAGTGGCGTGCTGGGCATCGCTCTCAACGTGCCGGGGCCCGGGTCAGAGGGCGCGTGCGCGCTCCTAATGGACGGCTGTGGTGGATCGCTTGGAACTAATAATGCACCAACTCCGACCCCACCCGCCTTAGGCCCGCTTCCACTCAGCCAGTCCGACGAGGACGTCATCACGCTTGCACTGTGCCGTCGCATAGGGCGGCGTCGTGTGGTCATTGAAACAGCGAGCAACAACTACTCAGCCCTGAAGTCACTGACGGAGAACTTTGCGTTCCTGTGCTGCCAAATCCTGCTGGACCAGAGCCTCACCACAATGGAACTGATCGAACTTCCCGCGCTGGTGGAGACGCCCTTCTTCAAACCATCAGAGTCTGCCACgacggtgacgacgacgatcaGCTCCACCGTTGCTGATGAGACGCGGACCAGCACAGCTGTCCCTCAACCTGCGGCAGACGGCGAGACGAAGCCGTTGAACATGGAGCGACTATCGCAACCTCGGTTCCCGCCGtcctctgctgtgctcaTCAAGCTGGACCCCCTGCATGTGTGTCAGGCAACCATGTGGGCGAGCTCCTTCTTTCACTGCCCGACGCTCCTCCCCAGCGGTGGCTGGGTGAAGTACAAGCTCAAGGACGAGTGTGAGCAGCTCCGACACGTGCTACAGAACAAAGACATGCTCATTGCTCACTGGCGAAAAACAGATGTCGACCAGGCCGCTCATTACCTCGGCAAGCACACCCCTCGGCTTCTCGAGCACGTGCGTGCCTTGCAGgcagagacggaggaagcgcgcgcgctgtCGGCAGAGCACTGGATGCAACAACCCTTGTACGTTAACCAAGACGGACGCAAGTACGGTCTGTATCAGAGCCGCTACGGTACCATGCTGATCGGCGTGCGCGCCTTCAAAGCCGGCAACGGGCCATCGAcaatggcggcggtgagcaCCAAGGAAAAGCGCTCTGGTAGCACCAAGGCTACAGCAGAGAGCAACATGCCTACGTTTCTCGGTGACAACACGTCACTGGCGGCGCACGCGGGATGGGCCAACACCGACTCCGCCAGCCTGCACAACCTCGACAGTGGCAACGGAAATGGATTCGCGATTGCCCCGCACGGAGCAGTGCCGCGGTCGGGAGGCGTGAATGGCTGTCATACCAGCCGCCACAGCGCTCTAAGCCCCAGCAATGACGAGAGCATGAACCTCCTAAACGTGAGCAGCAACGGCCACCTCAAAGACCGATACAGTCGCGGGGTTGGTGGAAGCgtgggcagcggctgctgcggcggcgcgggcTACTCCAGTAACGGGCCCTACACAAATTACCTCCCTCACGCCGCAAGCGGTGGCAACGGCAACGGTGCGTACGCGCCTGTGCCCTTCCTGCAACCGCAAGTGTACATGAGCAAGAACACCGGCGGTCACAACGTGCCGCCGTACATGATGGTCGGCACCGGTGGCAGACCCGGCGAAGTGGTGTCATAcagcgcctctcctcccatGTCTGGCTACCCCATGGAGATGGTGAGCGGGTACAACATGCCGCCGtcacagcagcatcagcgcgtCAACATGATAAACACGATCCCCAACCTCAGCGCTTCCAGGCCTGACCACAACAGCAGTCACTCATGCCTTGGAAGCAGCCCAGCCCATGGCATGATAGGCTGGCCGGCACTGCAGCCTAGCAACGCACAGAtaccgccgcctcctgcgccaaGTCACATGAGCGGCACATCGCAaggcccgcagcagcagcaagaggtCATAGGAAGCCTATCCGGCTTCGCGTACGCTTCAGCATCATCGCCAATGGCGTATAACCCGGTGCCACCCACCTGTCAAGCCGCTTCTCACAATACCAACCCTGCTGTTGCAGGCACGTTCGCCCCAGCCTCATCCACACACTCGCCGCGGATATCAAGCGAGCAGGTGAAAAGTTCGCCGCTCAGGGCTGACGTGGCCACGACATCGCAATCGCTCCTTCAAAGCGTCAGCAACAATGGCGCTCAGCTCGGCCTGACTACGGATGCCGCCAAAAATGCAGCAGTCATTGGGTCTCTGGTAGACGCCAAAACGCCTTGGGTGAACAAGAACAGTGAGGCGGCGAAGTCCGTGCCTTCCAGCACTCCGCAGGGCATGAGCACGTCGGCATTgcccgcagcggctgcgccaTTCTCGCACGGCTGCGTTGGCATGAATCGTAACCGTGTCGGCGCCGCAGGAGACCGTCTCGCGGCTAGCCCGCGCAACGGGTCGGCAATGCAGCAGGCGGCtcgaagcggcagcgacccGCACGCTACCAAGGCTGCGGATGAAAGCGAAACCGCTGACGAGGCAACAACACCGAAGACGGCTATGCTACGGAGCGTGATACCGTGGTCGCTACAGGGTGCAGCAGAGTGGGTGAGCAGTGATGACGCGACGGACAACGCGACGCAGTtcctgctgcgcagcacggAACTGCTGGACACCGACGATGATGACGCGAAGAAGGCGTCTGTTGGAGGTAATAGCGACTACGCTCTTAGCCGTGGAACCACAGGCAAAGAGGAGCTTGGCGCTAGCCACGTTACCCAACTGATCGCATACCGAGACATGTTTGTCGCCGACCCTGCCAATCAACTACTACAGTCCGCGCCGTCGAAGAACGCGGACATGTCTATCGTGAACATGCTACTGGCTGCTCCGCAGCAGAGCGACGCCGCGATGACGTCTGTGGTTAGTACGGGGCAGCTGGCCCTCCCTACTACGACAGAGCTTCCCAAACCCGCCCCAATGCTGCCCGCCCAACCCGGCGGTGTCTTTCCTATGTATGTCCTTCAGTtgccaacacacacaccgcagcaacagcagcagcaaccccAGTCTCAGCCGCAGCTCCCCACGACCTCGCCGccacaggcggcggcactgtcTCCGGACAACCCACTCTACTACACTATGGCCAACGGCgtgcctctccttctgcagCCAGCGGCGGTGTCTGGCGGGATAGCGATTGCCTACCCGAATGGCCAACCGTTCCcgcacggcggcgatggtgtaATACCGTATCCGACTCTCTGTcagccgtcaccgccacagcagccgatgcagcagcagcagtcaaTCCCCATGATACCGCACAGTCAAGCTATGATGAACACGCCTGGCCTCGGTGGAATACCGGTGGCACAGTTCTCAGCGCAGGCAGGCACCAGCTGGGGCAACCAGTACCACTTTCTCTCCAACAGCCCCGGCAGCCTTCCTggctccttcgccagcggtTTCACCCCGGTGTATAACAGTAGCAACCTGTTCCAGCCCGATAACACCTTCTCGCAGTAATATAAGAAGGCGCCAAGCGCAGTTTAGTCTGATTCCTTATTTTAtttttttgtctttctgGGAGTAGAGAGATGAGAAATCAGTGCTCGGCCTGGTACTACTGCAATACAGAAGCCGccacttctctttccttctcttgcgcAACAAGGGATCGCACTCGTGTACAGCTGTGCGGCATCGGTGATTTTGGTTCCGTCTGCtgtgtttctccttttttcagtcattttttcttttcttttgcatGCGCGTGATCGTtcctttgtgcgtgtgtgcgtgcgtgctcaGTGCTCTTTGCTCCTCATCTCGTCGTGTTcacgccctccccccttttttctttccgttTTGTTTTGCGTTTCGCTTCATGACCGCCATGCAAAAGCGCACTTTATGAACGCTCTCTCCCTGACGttggccttttttttctacttTTATCATTTGCACTGTTCATCTTGTTGctgcccgctctctctctctctctctttgttgctgctctgctcctcGTGTCCTTCCATCTTTTACACTTAATTGTCTTCTCGTGtgtgcaccgcctctctgtctttcgCATTCACTTgcgtcacacgcacacagcggCTGGGTGGTGTTGCGGATTTTCAGCCG
This window contains:
- a CDS encoding hypothetical protein (TriTrypDB/GeneDB-style sysID: LpmP.20.4940), with protein sequence MGAVPSRECTSLFSYFRGSYEVGMVPLTKYYFGKDTDTSPDPVDIDGSAQIAPLQRATTASRKPQPQLPSLPLHVGSRSHIRQQLRQQLLLMRRDPAVLYANARDAENILQGLSRQGKSSNHDKSNSGSKAHTTSEETTNGSPVTPVAKATSSSAATVVQTDVDHNAHKNNCAATQEESSRTGASSSERSDSSLRLPEQDGIGAVHSCAEQLLFSEYWSIMPDSNFTEADLDRFLDLVDATLFDTNNELLSADPVLPGTAAATDASSTKPFIPVPCALCLAYPEGKEREGALALEGRVINIIGYFGLMTREMQDAFKVVKRLPSEAEKQQQEQQAQEGSSTSEPLLFLNTAILTSAGNRTLERVLVLAAVMLRQQFHTIGRRHVLQTKLDQLLYEQREQKLRVDPHMVHYLQTLLTLPPRAENQPFFDPLLEIPLPSIPSGIYTPTHYVNAAYNEASQHLHASSLSSCGRTALASFPGEGKFQNAAMGPCADVSSGSSPNMRSLPHDQSASMGGALSAPGASREHMLLYPQQNVSGVLGIALNVPGPGSEGACALLMDGCGGSLGTNNAPTPTPPALGPLPLSQSDEDVITLALCRRIGRRRVVIETASNNYSALKSLTENFAFLCCQILLDQSLTTMELIELPALVETPFFKPSESATTVTTTISSTVADETRTSTAVPQPAADGETKPLNMERLSQPRFPPSSAVLIKLDPLHVCQATMWASSFFHCPTLLPSGGWVKYKLKDECEQLRHVLQNKDMLIAHWRKTDVDQAAHYLGKHTPRLLEHVRALQAETEEARALSAEHWMQQPLYVNQDGRKYGLYQSRYGTMLIGVRAFKAGNGPSTMAAVSTKEKRSGSTKATAESNMPTFLGDNTSLAAHAGWANTDSASLHNLDSGNGNGFAIAPHGAVPRSGGVNGCHTSRHSALSPSNDESMNLLNVSSNGHLKDRYSRGVGGSVGSGCCGGAGYSSNGPYTNYLPHAASGGNGNGAYAPVPFLQPQVYMSKNTGGHNVPPYMMVGTGGRPGEVVSYSASPPMSGYPMEMVSGYNMPPSQQHQRVNMINTIPNLSASRPDHNSSHSCLGSSPAHGMIGWPALQPSNAQIPPPPAPSHMSGTSQGPQQQQEVIGSLSGFAYASASSPMAYNPVPPTCQAASHNTNPAVAGTFAPASSTHSPRISSEQVKSSPLRADVATTSQSLLQSVSNNGAQLGLTTDAAKNAAVIGSLVDAKTPWVNKNSEAAKSVPSSTPQGMSTSALPAAAAPFSHGCVGMNRNRVGAAGDRLAASPRNGSAMQQAARSGSDPHATKAADESETADEATTPKTAMLRSVIPWSLQGAAEWVSSDDATDNATQFLLRSTELLDTDDDDAKKASVGGNSDYALSRGTTGKEELGASHVTQLIAYRDMFVADPANQLLQSAPSKNADMSIVNMLLAAPQQSDAAMTSVVSTGQLALPTTTELPKPAPMLPAQPGGVFPMYVLQLPTHTPQQQQQQPQSQPQLPTTSPPQAAALSPDNPLYYTMANGVPLLLQPAAVSGGIAIAYPNGQPFPHGGDGVIPYPTLCQPSPPQQPMQQQQSIPMIPHSQAMMNTPGLGGIPVAQFSAQAGTSWGNQYHFLSNSPGSLPGSFASGFTPVYNSSNLFQPDNTFSQ